A segment of the Necator americanus strain Aroian chromosome IV, whole genome shotgun sequence genome:
AGGAGATACAAGGATCACCTTCGTGCGAAGCAGAAACCAAAGAACGGttcgttctcttcttttcttcttttcctacgAACTTTCTTTCCTGATGGCAACATATAGCGTGTACGAATGGTTCATAGTAGgttcaaaacaaaatcgaGGACGGTTCAGTTTGCTTAAGCATCTGCGCGcgaagcggttgggatcgtggcGAGACTCTTGCTACCACCATcaatcgctgcagttcacgacggtcccacctcgattccaacacCTGTCccgaccgcaccgcttcaagcgcaactgAACCATGCttaatgtcattttgaccccaCTAAATGTACCGCGGCCATGACCTAATCCGAGATGCCCCAATGCATACACAAAGGAATCGAGCACTGGTACCGTGTCTTTCCCGCCAATTGATCCACAGTTGACGCAATTTGTGCTGGTAGGGTCCTAGAGGGGACCAGTGCTAACCTTTGAtttgcacgcgtcgcatcagCTCGTTTGAAGGCGTTCACCGACGACCCCATGCTATCGATATGTAAACAACAGAGTTCGAATTCATCTCAAACTGTCAATTTCAGGAGCCGAAGTCGTTCCTTGTGTACTGGACCCATCTCCCACCTTTATCCTTCCACCGATCACGTAAGcgttcttcgattttttgcttctgtaGAATCGCAGATGCGTTCCAACAATAAGACGTTTTCAGCCCGAGTCTAGGATATTATTGAAGATGGAGGACAGCAGAGTTGCATTCTGGATATCGCTAATTACTACTTCTATTCAGTCCACTTATTACCACTACTCCTTCAAGGATTTCCTATTTCAATACATATTTTAAATATCTATATTTTAATTTCGATAAAAGACAgtgataaaatttgaaacgtTTCCATTTCTGTAATGCAAAAGTGTGGATTTGTAAGTCTAACGTCGTATTTATCTGTGCATACTTATAAAATGTGCATCGGAAattgtgaaagaaataaaataagtacaaCAATAATTGGAACATCCATCAAAccataatttttaaataaactacCCGCCATATTGCGCTTTGCTCAGCGATAATCATCAAAAAGCAACATGAATCAGAAAGGAATGGGATGTAGTAATTCAAACGTTCCcttttcttgaaacctcggcacaCTTCtctctatattttatttgtcttAAGTAAGAGTATTTCAACGCATATGGTTTCCGTTTCCACTaacttgaacgattatcgaaacattgacccagggtggtgtgACAATTGACGGAATAAACGTAGGATTGCTCCAATCAACccctatttaggcctctgaagacggtgATAAAGCCGAAACTTCAGGCAAATAGTTCCATCCAAACACCTCGCAGGCACCCTATTAGAAAATATCTTGATGTAGTGTCTTTAAAGAAGTTATCTGTCGATAGCTACTGCGTCACTGACGTACAGCAGAACTCGAAGTCTTCCGGGAGTCCTGCAGTTTTTTCCGCGCAGTACACGGTTTCGCCTTActgccttttttttaaacagttccttttttcaagatCGTGACGTGACTTTTTGTTGCTTATTTAGGAGGATTTTGGGTTCCTTATGTCAAGTATTATGTTCTCCCTCGTCTCGTTCTACTTGTGTATCTTTGCAATTAAAACatcggcagtttttttttctcgcaaaattCCCTGCAGGATGCGATATTATCTGTGTGATACTATATTATCTGAACTTTGGGGCCGTCTATACGTCTATATGACAGTTTAATAGATTTTTAgtcaagtctgattgctacttgctcgtggtggccctgctttaactaaacacaatcaagtgtacgcattgggaacgtacgagttATATAACGTGCACAGTAATATGGCTCAAGATTCGTATACACTGCAAAAAGTcgcatacattgcaaaaaggtgccgTCGTCCTGGACATCGCCAAGGTCCATAACATGAAAGTTCAATTGCCAGAagagagcatggaatctttggcaacaaccattcgtttcgccGAGCACTGTccagtgaactccaacaagccgtcCTGCCGAAGGTTTTCCGACACCTCTGCGTTGCGTCTTGCCATTTGTTGTGTTACAGGAGACACGACATTTCATGATGacctcaatgcgttgatgtctaacaTACCTAGCGGGCAGGTGGTCATCGTCGGGATTGACGCAAATCCGAAGATGGAACTTGAGCAATAGTCCGATATGctaggaaaatgaaattatccagCGAACGTGACCAGAAAACTGTAACAGACTTATGTGAACTGACGAAACTCATCGTCGCTTcctcgtttaaaggcatcaccccacgaatctgaggtggtgcaaattttaggttgagtattcttatatgggatagtagattatggagaggagggtgattccgtctatttcttcctaattgccgtaaaaaacggcccggaagatgcggcgccgcacaaggctggcgcgctccagtcgaactccttgtagaagatggcgcgccagaacgctcgaagtcgtatcttccgggtcgttttttactgcaattaggaagaaatggacggaatcaccccattctccataatctgctattccgtatacgaatactccacctgaaatccgtacaacctcagattcgtggagtgatgcctttaagagaaatcATGGATGCTATTAGCTCACTTCTTTGATGCCTGAAGAGAAGCGCAAGCAGGAGATGAGAATTCTCAAACTTTAGCTTGACGACGAGGAACATTTCTCAgtcggatatccgaaaatctagaactGTTCGAAAACTTGTAATTGACATTGACCATCGTTCAgctcttctcagcttcaagatacggttccacaagggCACCTATGGAGTTCCTTTCCATCCGCGGTTAGCCTCCTATCCGCCATCGCCCCAGGTAGCCTCAAGAACAACCGGCTGTGACCCCTTAGTGAATGAGATCTGTTTTGGAAAGTCATAAAAGACtgtataagaaataaaaagaattgcTGATGTGAGAGTATGAAAAATTTGAGCAACTCAAGAGCATAATTTTTTACCGATGATGTAAACTGTGAAAAAATACGACAATAGGTGACAATTCACTGTCGGATATGAAAGTAGTCAGCAAATTTATTCCGTTTTTCGggagttttcttgttttgtttatttcgttaataataatacaattagTAGTTAATTAAGCTAGTTACAACCTGTTAATTAGAGGTATAGTGCGTTAAAGATACAATGGTAATAGATCAGATTACAGTACTTCCAGAAATCATCGATGATTGATATGGAAAAGTATATAGGGAAAGGTTTTTACGCTCTGCTACATATTACCAAGTTCTCAACCTGTGTCTGTTGTGTTACTATCCAGAAGCGTTGGTTGTCAAGTTTGCCAATAAAAATGGGCTCCGCTCCTGTGATTTGGTGCAATTTCTCTGCTTTATAACCGTTGATAAGGACCGGAACTGCTATCTACAACAAGGGTTCTGTCA
Coding sequences within it:
- a CDS encoding hypothetical protein (NECATOR_CHRIV.G13737.T1) codes for the protein MKVQLPEESMESLATTIRFAEHCPVNSNKPSCRRFSDTSALRLAICCVTGDTTFHDDLNALMSNIPSGQVVIVGIDANPKMELEQ
- a CDS encoding hypothetical protein (NECATOR_CHRIV.G13737.T2), coding for MESLATTIRFAEHCPVNSNKPSCRRFSDTSALRLAICCVTGDTTFHDDLNALMSNIPSGQVVIVGIDANPKMELEQ